In Hahella sp. KA22, one genomic interval encodes:
- a CDS encoding ABC transporter permease codes for MIFKLERRVDDSRWMAYLSPILAGTLTLITGSILFWALGKDPLQTLYTFFIAPVSDLYGWTELGVKAAPIMLCALGLAVCYRGKVWNIGAEGQLLLGALAGGALALQFLESDSALALPLVLVAGALAGMAWAAIPALLKTHFNTNEILTTIMLNYIALNLLLFSVHGPLKDPGGFNFPESALFTEAVTLPLLLEDSRMHIGILFALFALVAVWVLLSKTFVGFQIKVLGLDTRAAHFAGFKERRLVWLALLLSGALAGLAGVCEVTGPIGQLVPQVSPGYGYAAIIVAFLGRLHPVGILLASMLMALIYIGGELVQIELNLPLALTGLFQGMLLFFLLACDVLIAYRIRLNPRFNAMRKPSSAALVNGADANLSTHSQ; via the coding sequence ATGATTTTTAAACTGGAGCGTCGCGTAGACGACTCCCGCTGGATGGCGTATCTCTCTCCCATATTGGCGGGAACCTTGACGCTGATTACCGGCTCCATCTTGTTTTGGGCGTTGGGTAAAGACCCGCTGCAAACTTTATATACCTTCTTTATAGCGCCGGTATCGGACTTGTACGGCTGGACCGAGCTGGGAGTGAAAGCCGCGCCGATCATGCTGTGCGCCCTGGGGTTGGCGGTGTGTTATCGGGGTAAAGTCTGGAATATCGGGGCGGAAGGACAGCTCTTATTGGGCGCGTTGGCCGGCGGCGCCTTAGCGCTGCAGTTTCTGGAAAGCGATTCCGCACTCGCTCTGCCGCTGGTGTTGGTGGCGGGTGCGCTGGCGGGCATGGCGTGGGCGGCGATTCCCGCACTGTTGAAAACCCATTTCAACACCAATGAGATACTTACCACCATCATGCTGAACTATATCGCCCTGAATTTGCTTCTGTTCAGCGTGCATGGGCCTCTCAAAGACCCGGGCGGTTTCAATTTTCCCGAGTCCGCTCTATTCACTGAAGCCGTGACTTTGCCTTTGTTGCTGGAAGACAGCCGCATGCATATCGGTATTCTGTTCGCATTGTTCGCTCTGGTGGCGGTGTGGGTGCTGCTGAGCAAGACCTTCGTTGGATTTCAGATCAAAGTGCTGGGACTGGACACTCGCGCCGCTCACTTCGCCGGCTTTAAAGAACGCCGTCTGGTGTGGCTGGCGCTGCTGCTGAGCGGCGCTTTGGCCGGGCTGGCGGGCGTATGCGAAGTGACGGGGCCGATCGGGCAGCTGGTGCCTCAGGTATCGCCGGGCTACGGCTACGCAGCGATTATCGTCGCCTTTCTGGGGCGTTTGCATCCAGTAGGCATTCTTCTGGCGAGCATGTTGATGGCGCTGATCTATATCGGCGGCGAGCTGGTGCAGATTGAGTTGAACCTGCCGCTGGCGCTGACGGGCCTGTTCCAGGGCATGTTGCTGTTTTTCCTGCTGGCCTGCGATGTGCTGATCGCTTATCGCATACGCCTGAATCCGCGTTTCAACGCCATGCGCAAGCCGTCGTCCGCGGCTCTGGTGAACGGCGCTGACGCAAACCTCTCCACGCATTCACAATAA
- a CDS encoding ABC transporter ATP-binding protein has protein sequence MTIDIDLPPPSKDYRLQLQGITKQYPGCLANDRAHLNIRPGEVHALLGENGAGKSTLMKIIYGVTRPDAGVIYWEGEPVEIADPAAARRLGIGMVFQHFSLFETLTVAENISLSLPKEQVRDRAALSRRISEVSDKYGMALNPDRLVHTLSIGERQRVEIVRCLLQDIKLLILDEPTSVLTPQEVDQLFATLRQLSREGCSILFISHKLNEVRSLCDSATILRAGRVSGHCVPAEETNHSIARLMVGDDTPVHAEHEKTTGGEDYLIVENLSVKTDDPFGVNLESLSFTVKAGEILGVAGVAGNGQEELLAALSGETVVVDSPAAIRLLTQPVAAMTSGQRRKLGVGFVPEERLGRGAVPDMSLKENGLLTGYFQGLTKAGLISMPAVRKFAETVRARFNVKAPNTETHAKCLSGGNLQKFIIGREILQNPKLLIAAHPTWGVDVGAALAIHKALIELRDRGAAILVVSEDLDELFAISDRICALYVGKISPIKETRGTTIAEVGGWMGGDFLESSQPAPQHAVGA, from the coding sequence ATGACAATCGATATTGATCTTCCTCCGCCGAGTAAGGACTACCGGCTGCAGCTACAGGGAATCACCAAGCAGTATCCTGGCTGCCTGGCCAATGATCGCGCTCATCTAAACATCCGTCCTGGCGAAGTGCACGCACTTCTTGGCGAAAACGGGGCGGGCAAAAGCACCTTAATGAAAATTATCTACGGGGTTACCCGGCCTGACGCCGGCGTCATTTATTGGGAAGGCGAGCCGGTGGAGATCGCCGATCCGGCGGCGGCGCGCAGATTGGGCATCGGCATGGTGTTCCAGCACTTCTCTCTGTTTGAAACGCTTACCGTCGCCGAGAACATTTCTCTCAGCCTGCCCAAAGAACAGGTGCGCGACCGCGCTGCTTTGTCCCGCCGCATTAGCGAGGTCTCCGACAAATACGGCATGGCGTTGAACCCGGACCGGCTGGTGCATACCTTATCTATCGGCGAACGTCAGCGGGTGGAAATCGTGCGCTGCCTGCTACAGGATATCAAGCTGCTGATCCTGGATGAGCCGACCTCAGTATTAACGCCTCAAGAAGTCGACCAGCTATTCGCCACTCTGCGCCAACTGTCCCGGGAAGGCTGCAGCATTCTATTTATAAGCCATAAGCTGAATGAAGTGCGCTCCCTGTGCGACAGCGCCACCATTTTGCGGGCGGGCAGAGTCAGCGGTCATTGCGTTCCGGCGGAGGAAACCAATCACAGCATCGCTCGTCTGATGGTGGGGGATGATACGCCGGTGCATGCGGAGCATGAGAAGACGACCGGCGGCGAAGACTATTTAATTGTAGAGAACCTGTCGGTGAAGACGGATGACCCTTTTGGCGTCAATCTGGAGTCCCTTAGCTTCACCGTGAAAGCCGGTGAAATTCTCGGTGTGGCGGGTGTGGCCGGCAATGGGCAGGAAGAATTGCTGGCGGCGCTGAGCGGGGAAACGGTGGTGGTGGACTCCCCCGCAGCGATTCGTCTGCTGACGCAGCCGGTGGCGGCGATGACGTCCGGGCAGCGCCGCAAACTGGGAGTGGGCTTTGTGCCGGAAGAGCGACTGGGCCGCGGCGCCGTGCCGGATATGAGCCTGAAAGAGAATGGACTGTTGACCGGTTATTTTCAGGGGTTGACCAAAGCGGGCCTGATCAGCATGCCGGCGGTGCGCAAATTCGCTGAAACCGTGCGTGCCCGCTTCAACGTCAAAGCGCCCAACACGGAAACGCATGCTAAATGCCTCTCCGGGGGCAACCTGCAAAAGTTCATCATTGGCCGCGAAATCCTGCAGAATCCTAAGCTTCTGATCGCCGCGCATCCGACATGGGGCGTGGATGTGGGCGCTGCGCTGGCGATTCACAAAGCGTTGATCGAACTCCGCGATCGTGGCGCTGCTATTCTGGTGGTGTCAGAAGATCTGGACGAGTTGTTCGCCATCAGCGACCGCATATGCGCTCTTTACGTGGGTAAGATCTCGCCGATTAAAGAGACCAGGGGAACAACCATCGCAGAAGTCGGGGGTTGGATGGGGGGCGACTTTCTGGAGTCGTCCCAGCCCGCGCCGCAACACGCGGTGGGGGCCTGA
- the xdhA gene encoding xanthine dehydrogenase small subunit has product MIRFLLNDDALELDNFDPDLTILEFLRTNKGLTGTKEGCASGDCGACTAVLATEENGVLTYRSINTCITFLGALHGKQLITVEYLNRRGNLHPVQQAMVDQHGSQCGFCTPGFVMSLYALYQHKQQKADTRACSRQEGEAYLAGNLCRCTGYRPILDAARQATSAEQLAQIKEDEAAICARLAAIKAQGPGSVTRDDQGVAKHFHLPTNLDQLAQFYDAAPSARLLAGGTDLALEVTQQLKQLDNIIYVGAVDEMNALTVTEDTLEIGAAVTYERAMSALSQEYPDMEPFLERLGSMQVRNQGTLGGNIGNASPIGDMPPVLLALNAELTLRKGDQSRRLPIDQFFLDYKKTALQPGEFIASIRIPRAQANASLHLYKVSKRLEDDISAVCLACYIQIENGSVANIRLGVGGMAAIPKRATLTEQAMLGQPWTSDTISAAQAAITQEFSPLSDVRASADYRRKVAANLLQRLYIESANGAVATRVFHYA; this is encoded by the coding sequence GTGATTCGATTTTTACTCAACGACGACGCCTTAGAGCTCGACAATTTTGACCCGGATTTGACCATTTTAGAGTTCTTGCGCACCAATAAGGGGCTAACCGGAACCAAGGAGGGCTGCGCATCCGGCGATTGCGGCGCCTGCACTGCAGTGCTCGCCACAGAAGAGAACGGCGTATTAACCTACCGCTCCATCAATACTTGTATTACCTTCCTGGGCGCACTGCACGGCAAACAGCTCATCACCGTTGAATATCTTAACCGGCGCGGAAACCTGCATCCCGTACAGCAGGCGATGGTGGATCAGCACGGTTCTCAATGCGGTTTCTGCACACCGGGCTTCGTCATGTCCCTGTACGCCCTGTATCAGCATAAACAGCAGAAGGCGGACACGCGCGCCTGCTCACGTCAGGAAGGAGAGGCCTATCTGGCCGGCAATCTGTGCCGCTGCACCGGCTATCGGCCTATTCTGGACGCCGCGCGGCAAGCCACCTCTGCTGAGCAACTGGCGCAAATCAAAGAAGATGAGGCCGCCATCTGCGCCAGACTGGCCGCTATCAAAGCTCAGGGGCCTGGTTCCGTGACTCGTGACGACCAAGGCGTCGCCAAGCACTTTCACCTGCCGACGAATCTGGATCAGCTCGCCCAGTTTTACGACGCGGCCCCAAGCGCCCGCCTGCTGGCGGGAGGCACCGATCTGGCGCTGGAAGTCACTCAGCAATTGAAGCAACTCGACAACATTATCTATGTCGGCGCGGTCGACGAAATGAACGCGTTGACAGTGACTGAAGACACGCTGGAAATCGGCGCGGCCGTCACCTATGAACGCGCCATGTCCGCGCTGTCACAGGAATATCCCGATATGGAGCCGTTTCTGGAACGCCTGGGCTCAATGCAGGTGCGCAATCAGGGCACCCTGGGCGGCAACATCGGAAACGCCTCCCCTATCGGCGACATGCCGCCCGTACTGCTGGCGTTAAATGCGGAATTGACGCTGCGCAAAGGCGACCAGAGTCGTCGGCTTCCTATTGATCAGTTTTTCCTGGACTACAAGAAAACGGCGTTGCAGCCTGGCGAATTCATTGCATCTATCCGCATTCCCCGCGCTCAAGCAAACGCCAGCCTGCATTTATATAAAGTCAGTAAACGTCTGGAGGATGATATTTCCGCCGTGTGCCTGGCGTGTTATATCCAAATCGAAAACGGCTCAGTGGCTAACATCCGACTTGGCGTCGGCGGCATGGCGGCGATACCCAAGCGGGCCACGCTCACCGAGCAGGCCATGCTTGGCCAACCCTGGACGTCGGACACTATCAGCGCCGCTCAGGCGGCCATAACACAGGAGTTTTCGCCTTTGAGCGATGTCCGCGCCAGCGCTGATTACCGGCGTAAAGTGGCTGCGAATCTGTTGCAGCGGTTGTATATTGAAAGCGCCAATGGGGCGGTGGCGACGAGGGTATTTCACTATGCGTGA
- the xdhB gene encoding xanthine dehydrogenase molybdopterin binding subunit, with protein sequence MRDLLNKLGKPLEVKLDGAPTADTHLEQTQGTPKAGRNAKHDSAHKHVAGEAQYIDDRFSHAGQLYGCVGKSPHAHARILSMNLDKVRTAPGVLCVITADDIPGHLDIGPVFPGDMLLAKDKVEFVGQPLFAVAAESHNAARRAVKLAEVDYEVLPATLTIEDALQQQLFVRPPHQMRLGEPEAALASAPNWLSGDIEVGGQEHFYLEGQISLAIPDEDGGMQIFSSSQHPSEVQKLVAEVLDVPFNRITVDVRRMGGGFGGKETQAAPWACLAAVLARKSGRPVKFRLSRSDDMEMTGKRHHFHNHFDVGFDDEGRILAADITVNGLCGYSPDLSDAIVDRAMFHADNAYYLANANIIGNRCKTHTVSNTAFRGFGGPQGMMAAEAMIEAIARRVGKDPAEVRLLNYYREDHERYDFKQGGYDVTPYHQKVEQNLIPLMTRKLMADADYHARKNAIRAFNKSSPILKKGLALTPVKFGISFTVQHLNQAGALIHIYTDGSIHLNHGGTEMGQGLYTKVAQIVAQEFQVDMEHIIVSAARTDKVPNTSPTAASSGTDLNGKAAQNAAQKLKGRLIEFACEQYQATPEQIHFADNHVHVGERTFPFAEFIQQAYMGRVSLSATGFYKTPKIHYDRDTASGRPFFYFANGVAAAEVVVDTLTGEYKVLRADILHDVGKSLNPAIDIGQIEGGFIQGMGWLTTEEVCWDANGRLLSNSPANYKIPTLGDLPEVLNVELLPDEPNREETIYHSKAVGEPPFMLAMSVWCALKDAISSLSDYRIDAPLHTPATPERVLAAVEATLSAAKGE encoded by the coding sequence ATGCGTGATCTGTTGAACAAGCTCGGCAAACCACTTGAGGTGAAGTTGGACGGCGCACCGACTGCCGATACGCATCTGGAACAAACCCAAGGTACTCCCAAAGCGGGGCGCAACGCCAAGCACGACAGCGCGCATAAACACGTAGCCGGCGAAGCCCAATACATCGACGACCGCTTCTCTCACGCGGGTCAACTCTATGGCTGTGTGGGCAAAAGCCCTCACGCCCACGCCCGCATCCTTTCCATGAATCTGGACAAAGTACGCACGGCGCCCGGCGTCCTGTGCGTGATTACCGCCGACGACATACCCGGACATCTGGATATCGGTCCGGTGTTCCCTGGCGATATGCTGCTGGCCAAGGATAAGGTGGAGTTTGTCGGTCAGCCTCTGTTCGCCGTCGCCGCGGAAAGCCATAATGCCGCCCGCCGCGCCGTTAAACTGGCGGAAGTTGACTATGAAGTCTTGCCAGCGACCCTCACTATTGAAGACGCCCTGCAACAACAACTGTTTGTGCGTCCGCCTCATCAAATGCGTCTGGGCGAACCGGAAGCGGCGCTCGCCAGCGCGCCTAACTGGTTAAGCGGCGATATTGAGGTTGGCGGACAGGAACACTTTTATCTGGAAGGTCAGATTTCCCTGGCGATTCCAGATGAAGACGGCGGCATGCAGATTTTCTCCTCCAGCCAGCACCCTTCGGAAGTACAGAAACTGGTGGCGGAAGTGCTCGACGTCCCCTTCAATCGCATTACCGTCGACGTACGGCGTATGGGCGGCGGTTTCGGCGGCAAAGAGACGCAGGCCGCGCCCTGGGCCTGCCTCGCTGCGGTGCTGGCGCGTAAAAGCGGCCGTCCGGTCAAGTTCCGCCTCAGCCGTAGCGACGACATGGAGATGACCGGCAAACGCCATCACTTCCATAACCATTTCGATGTGGGCTTTGACGACGAAGGCCGCATACTCGCCGCCGATATTACCGTGAATGGCCTGTGCGGGTACTCACCGGACCTGTCCGACGCTATCGTCGACCGCGCCATGTTCCATGCGGATAACGCTTACTACCTGGCTAACGCCAACATTATCGGCAACCGCTGCAAGACTCACACAGTGTCCAACACCGCGTTTCGCGGCTTCGGCGGACCGCAGGGCATGATGGCGGCGGAAGCCATGATCGAGGCGATCGCCCGTCGCGTCGGTAAAGATCCAGCGGAAGTACGCCTGTTGAACTATTACCGGGAAGATCATGAGCGCTATGACTTCAAGCAGGGCGGTTATGACGTCACGCCCTACCATCAGAAAGTAGAGCAGAACCTCATTCCGCTGATGACTCGCAAGTTGATGGCGGATGCGGACTATCATGCTCGCAAAAATGCCATTCGCGCTTTTAACAAATCCAGCCCGATCCTGAAAAAGGGTCTGGCGCTGACGCCGGTGAAATTCGGCATCTCCTTCACCGTGCAGCACCTTAACCAGGCTGGCGCGCTGATTCATATCTATACCGACGGCAGTATTCACCTGAACCATGGCGGCACTGAAATGGGCCAGGGCCTGTACACCAAGGTGGCGCAGATCGTGGCGCAGGAATTCCAGGTCGATATGGAGCACATCATTGTTTCCGCCGCGCGTACGGATAAAGTTCCCAACACCTCGCCGACCGCAGCGTCCTCAGGCACAGACCTGAACGGCAAGGCGGCGCAGAACGCCGCGCAAAAACTCAAAGGCCGCCTGATCGAATTCGCCTGCGAGCAGTATCAGGCCACGCCGGAGCAGATTCACTTCGCGGATAATCACGTCCATGTGGGCGAGCGGACATTTCCGTTCGCTGAATTCATTCAGCAGGCTTACATGGGCCGTGTGTCTCTGTCCGCCACCGGCTTCTATAAAACGCCGAAGATCCATTATGATCGCGACACCGCGTCCGGCCGCCCCTTCTTTTACTTCGCCAATGGCGTCGCCGCGGCGGAAGTGGTGGTCGACACCTTGACCGGCGAGTACAAAGTGCTGCGGGCGGACATTCTGCATGACGTGGGCAAATCGCTGAACCCGGCGATCGACATCGGCCAGATTGAAGGCGGCTTTATTCAGGGCATGGGCTGGCTCACCACCGAAGAGGTGTGCTGGGACGCCAATGGCCGTCTGCTCAGCAACAGCCCGGCGAACTACAAGATTCCCACCCTGGGAGATCTGCCGGAAGTCCTGAACGTTGAGCTATTGCCGGACGAACCCAACCGAGAGGAAACTATTTATCATTCCAAAGCGGTGGGCGAGCCGCCGTTCATGCTGGCGATGTCAGTCTGGTGCGCCCTCAAAGACGCGATTTCCAGCCTGAGCGATTACCGCATTGACGCGCCGCTGCATACGCCGGCGACGCCAGAACGGGTATTGGCGGCGGTTGAGGCGACATTGAGCGCCGCCAAGGGAGAATAA
- the xdhC gene encoding xanthine dehydrogenase accessory protein XdhC — translation MYREQWFEVTQRLSRSGQPFVLITLIGARGSTPRDSGTKMVVSADATFDTIGGGHLEFKATAMAREMLAKQDYSQRMENFPLGASLGQCCGGSATVLFEAFAPCPTQIALFGAGHVAKALVTILADLPVQVTWIDSREELFPETLPANTQKRVDAYPCDVIDDLPDNFYYLILTHNHQLDYELAEKILRQDRFAYLGLIGSTTKWARFRQRFDYRGVDSSQVERVSCPVGLSAVPGKQPMEVAVSIAAELIGLYHTSESPTQQGVAWKDIKSWAADQAEPRDASDTDASTSTQTSSGETL, via the coding sequence ATGTACAGGGAGCAATGGTTCGAAGTCACCCAGCGGCTCAGCCGCTCCGGGCAGCCCTTTGTGCTGATCACGCTAATCGGCGCGCGCGGCTCTACGCCCCGGGACAGTGGAACCAAGATGGTCGTGTCCGCCGACGCCACCTTCGACACCATCGGCGGCGGTCACCTGGAGTTCAAGGCCACCGCCATGGCGCGGGAGATGTTGGCGAAGCAGGATTACAGTCAGCGCATGGAAAACTTCCCTCTGGGCGCCAGCCTGGGCCAGTGCTGCGGCGGCAGCGCCACCGTTCTGTTCGAAGCCTTTGCGCCCTGCCCCACGCAGATCGCACTATTCGGCGCCGGCCATGTCGCCAAAGCGCTGGTGACGATCCTGGCGGATCTGCCGGTGCAAGTAACCTGGATCGACTCCCGGGAAGAGCTGTTTCCTGAAACCCTTCCCGCCAATACTCAAAAACGCGTAGACGCCTATCCCTGCGATGTGATCGACGATCTGCCGGACAACTTTTATTACCTGATCCTGACCCATAACCATCAGCTGGATTACGAACTGGCGGAAAAGATTCTGCGCCAGGACCGCTTCGCCTATCTGGGCCTAATCGGTTCCACCACCAAGTGGGCGCGCTTCCGCCAGCGATTCGACTATCGCGGCGTGGACTCCAGTCAGGTCGAGCGCGTGAGCTGTCCGGTAGGCCTGTCCGCCGTCCCTGGCAAGCAGCCGATGGAAGTGGCGGTGTCCATCGCCGCTGAACTGATCGGCCTGTACCACACTTCCGAGAGCCCCACGCAACAGGGCGTGGCCTGGAAAGACATCAAAAGCTGGGCCGCCGATCAGGCAGAGCCGCGCGACGCCAGCGACACGGACGCTTCAACGTCAACGCAAACATCCTCAGGAGAGACTTTATGA
- the allB gene encoding allantoinase AllB: MSGVAIRSRRVITDQGMQPATVLMAGGKIVEVQPYDMSIDADYKLVDVGNDVVMPGLVDTHVHINEPGRTEWEGFNTATQAAAAGGITTLVDMPLNCIPVTTTADAFRTKLDAVSDKLWVDCGFWGGVVPQNIDDLPALLDAGVLGVKSFLIDSGIDEFPPVTESDVKRAMPILARYNVPYLIHAELDKEHSPAPTIGASYQSFLASRPKAWENDAIDLMIGAARDFKAQGVDCKVHIVHLSSAEALAAIAAAKEEGLSFTVETCPHYLTLFAEAIPDGKTLFKCCPPIRENDNREHLWQALEQRLIDFVVSDHSPCTPQLKEIDSGDIEKAWGGISALQFSLPLVWHEAHQRGLSLPFISRLMSWETARFAGLAHRKGRLAPGYDADVLVFDDHQAVTISKDMIKHRHKITPYEGMQATGAIRQTWLRGQCIYKDDQFIGAAKGQPLLRESKAG, encoded by the coding sequence ATGAGTGGCGTCGCCATTCGCAGCCGCAGAGTCATCACCGATCAGGGCATGCAGCCTGCAACGGTGCTGATGGCCGGCGGCAAAATCGTGGAAGTGCAGCCTTATGATATGTCGATAGACGCCGACTACAAGCTGGTGGATGTCGGCAATGACGTGGTGATGCCGGGTCTGGTGGACACCCATGTCCATATCAACGAGCCTGGCCGCACCGAATGGGAAGGCTTCAACACCGCCACCCAGGCGGCGGCCGCAGGCGGCATCACTACCCTGGTGGACATGCCGCTGAACTGTATACCGGTCACCACTACCGCCGACGCCTTTCGCACCAAGCTGGACGCCGTGTCCGACAAACTCTGGGTCGACTGTGGCTTCTGGGGCGGCGTTGTCCCGCAGAATATCGACGACCTGCCGGCGTTGCTGGACGCAGGCGTGCTGGGGGTGAAGTCTTTTCTGATCGACTCCGGCATTGATGAATTTCCGCCAGTGACGGAGAGCGACGTCAAACGCGCCATGCCGATACTGGCGCGTTACAACGTTCCTTATCTGATCCACGCCGAACTGGACAAAGAGCACAGCCCAGCGCCCACTATCGGCGCCAGCTACCAAAGCTTTCTCGCCTCGCGCCCCAAAGCCTGGGAAAACGACGCCATTGATCTGATGATCGGCGCCGCCCGCGATTTCAAGGCCCAGGGCGTGGACTGCAAGGTGCATATCGTGCACCTGTCATCCGCAGAGGCCCTGGCCGCCATCGCCGCCGCCAAAGAAGAAGGCCTGTCCTTTACCGTGGAGACCTGCCCGCACTATCTGACCCTGTTCGCCGAAGCTATCCCTGACGGCAAAACGCTGTTCAAGTGCTGCCCGCCCATTCGTGAAAACGATAACCGTGAGCACTTATGGCAAGCCCTGGAGCAGCGTCTGATCGACTTCGTGGTGTCCGACCACTCACCCTGTACGCCGCAACTGAAAGAGATCGACAGCGGCGACATTGAAAAGGCCTGGGGCGGCATCTCCGCCTTGCAGTTCAGCCTGCCGCTGGTATGGCATGAAGCCCACCAAAGAGGACTGTCGCTGCCCTTTATTTCCCGTCTGATGAGCTGGGAAACCGCGCGCTTCGCCGGCTTGGCTCATCGCAAAGGTCGTCTGGCTCCAGGATATGACGCGGACGTACTGGTGTTTGACGACCATCAGGCGGTCACCATCAGCAAGGACATGATCAAGCATCGCCACAAAATTACGCCTTATGAAGGCATGCAGGCCACCGGCGCCATTCGCCAGACCTGGCTGCGCGGACAATGCATTTACAAGGACGACCAGTTTATCGGCGCCGCCAAAGGCCAGCCGCTGCTGAGAGAAAGCAAAGCAGGCTGA
- the alc gene encoding allantoicase: MSHAIDFELPYPGALNLAAERLGTQVLSCSDDFFASKDNLIKSGRGIFIADKYTDNGKWMDGWESRRRRDDGYDWCTVRLGAPGRIDFIDADTNHFRGNAPASVSLDACYCLGEPDAGTQWTEILPKTNVSAHSQNLIKVDNAENWTHVRLNIYPDGGVARLRVYGSPQVDWSRTLPGELVDLAAIANGGRALLCSDMFFSDMQNLLMPGRGVNMGDGWETKRRRGPGYDWLIMRLAAPGALQKVIVDTCHFKGNYPDRFSLEGAVAADPNSTDAESLKALDWQVVIAETKLHAHREHLFMDEILDKATAFTHLRLNIYPDGGVSRLRVLGYPK, translated from the coding sequence ATGAGTCACGCCATCGATTTTGAACTGCCCTATCCTGGCGCCCTGAACTTGGCGGCCGAACGCCTGGGAACCCAGGTGTTGTCCTGCAGCGACGATTTCTTCGCCTCCAAGGACAACCTGATCAAGTCCGGACGCGGCATTTTCATCGCCGACAAATACACGGATAACGGCAAATGGATGGATGGCTGGGAATCACGGCGTCGCCGCGACGACGGTTACGACTGGTGCACAGTGCGCTTGGGCGCGCCTGGCCGCATCGATTTTATCGACGCTGATACCAATCATTTCCGCGGCAACGCGCCCGCGTCAGTGTCGCTGGACGCCTGCTACTGTCTGGGCGAGCCGGACGCCGGCACACAGTGGACGGAGATTCTGCCAAAGACCAATGTCAGCGCTCACAGCCAGAACCTGATCAAAGTGGACAACGCAGAAAACTGGACCCATGTGCGTTTGAATATCTACCCTGACGGCGGCGTGGCGCGGCTGAGAGTGTACGGCTCTCCCCAGGTGGACTGGTCGCGCACCCTGCCCGGCGAGCTGGTGGATCTGGCCGCTATCGCCAATGGCGGTCGCGCACTGTTGTGCAGTGATATGTTCTTCAGCGACATGCAAAATCTTCTGATGCCCGGACGCGGCGTCAATATGGGCGACGGCTGGGAAACCAAACGACGTCGCGGCCCAGGCTACGACTGGCTGATCATGCGTCTGGCCGCTCCGGGAGCCTTGCAGAAAGTGATCGTCGACACCTGCCACTTCAAAGGCAACTACCCTGACCGCTTTTCTCTGGAAGGCGCAGTGGCGGCGGACCCGAACAGCACGGACGCAGAAAGCCTGAAAGCCCTGGACTGGCAAGTCGTCATTGCTGAAACCAAACTGCATGCGCACCGCGAGCACCTGTTCATGGACGAAATCCTGGACAAAGCCACCGCGTTCACCCATCTGCGCCTGAATATTTACCCTGACGGCGGCGTCAGCCGTCTGCGCGTGCTGGGGTATCCCAAATGA
- the uraD gene encoding 2-oxo-4-hydroxy-4-carboxy-5-ureidoimidazoline decarboxylase produces MSQVTLDQLNAMPEQTAHATFLTCCSSEAWARGMTAARPFADVATVYETADSIWAGLSEQDYLEAFSGHPKIGDVNSLRAKYAHTKALAAGEQSGVNSADEDTLQRLATGNQAYEEKFGFIFIVCATGKSAAEMLSLLEARLPNARSEEVKNAAEEQRKITRIRLEKLL; encoded by the coding sequence ATGAGCCAAGTCACCCTGGATCAACTCAACGCCATGCCGGAGCAAACGGCGCATGCGACCTTCCTGACCTGCTGCTCCAGCGAAGCCTGGGCGCGCGGCATGACGGCGGCGCGTCCTTTCGCCGACGTAGCGACCGTTTACGAGACGGCCGACAGCATCTGGGCGGGACTGTCCGAACAGGACTACCTGGAAGCCTTCTCAGGACATCCCAAGATCGGCGACGTCAATTCTTTGCGCGCCAAGTACGCTCACACCAAGGCCCTGGCCGCCGGCGAACAGTCCGGCGTCAACAGCGCCGACGAGGACACCCTACAGCGCCTGGCCACTGGTAATCAGGCTTACGAAGAGAAATTCGGCTTTATTTTCATTGTCTGCGCCACCGGTAAAAGTGCGGCGGAAATGCTGTCGCTGCTGGAGGCGAGACTCCCCAACGCGCGTAGCGAGGAAGTTAAAAACGCTGCGGAAGAGCAACGTAAAATCACCCGCATCCGCCTGGAGAAACTGCTATGA
- the uraH gene encoding hydroxyisourate hydrolase → MSQITTHVLDTAQGKPAAGVPIRFFAFVDDDWEQIGGGETNADGRLPNLLEENVVLPAGRYLMAFDTAAYFKKLTHTPGYRGAETCFYPYVDVVFEISGDGEHYHIPLLLSPYGYSTYRGS, encoded by the coding sequence ATGAGCCAGATCACCACTCATGTTTTGGACACCGCCCAGGGCAAGCCCGCCGCCGGCGTTCCCATTCGCTTCTTCGCCTTTGTCGACGATGACTGGGAACAAATCGGCGGCGGCGAAACCAACGCCGACGGCCGTCTACCTAACCTGTTGGAAGAAAACGTGGTATTGCCCGCGGGCCGTTATCTGATGGCCTTCGATACCGCGGCATATTTCAAAAAGCTCACGCACACACCCGGTTATCGCGGCGCTGAAACCTGTTTCTACCCGTATGTGGACGTCGTCTTTGAAATCAGCGGCGATGGCGAGCATTACCATATTCCTTTGCTGCTCTCTCCCTATGGCTACTCCACTTACCGGGGCAGCTAA